TTACCGTCACTTTGTCGAACGATCGTCGAAACCGTGCCGAATATGCCGGCGTTCGGATAAAACGAGGCATCGACATTGCCGGCCGAGTTTAGACGGAAATATCGGTCGGTCGAAACATCCGATTGTCCAAAGAATATTATCCGGTCAAGCGGATCGACTGCCCATTTTTTATAAACTAAATTAACGGTGGCGGGATGAATGAACGATGCGTCCGCCGAACCGTCGGAATTGAAACGCATCAGCTTACCGCCCGACGTGATCAGGACCTTGCCGCCCGTTACGACGCCAACTTGTTGAACCGACGAAGTCAACGCCGGCGGGTTAAACGTGAGATCGACATTTCCCGCCGGCAAGATCCTAACAAGATCTTTTTTCGCGACACCGTTAACGGTATCGAACCGTCCGCCGACCACCAAAGCCTGATCTGTCTGCAGGATGATCGACTGGATATCCAATCCGCTTCCAAATGCGCCGGTAATATTCGGGGCCTCGTATGAACTGTCGTTAGTTCCGTCTGCGTTCAGACGGCGCAAACTCGTTCCCGAAGAGCCGCCCGAATAGGTGGTAACCGCCCAATAAATCTTTCCGGCGACGTCGATCGCAATCGACCGAAGGTTTCCGAATATCGTTCGCCCGCCATCATAGCCCGCCGGAGTAAAGGTCGTGTCGGTCGAACCGTCAGAATTAAGACGAACTAGATATCCGGCGTGAAATCCACTGCCCACACTGCCGGCGGTTGTAACCAGTAGTTTGCCGTCCGGCTGCACTGCAAAAAACTCGGATGCAGAGTACACAAAAGCCAGGGTGAACGCGCTATTGAATGAAAGATCCTGACTTCCATCCGTATTTAGCCGAACCACCTTGGACTGTGAACTAAGCGAAGTTCCGGCGACGATCAATTTCCCATCCGGCTGCAGGCCAACATTTGTAACCCCGCCAAGCAGACACCCGCAATAAGCAAAGGATGTATCGACACTGCCGTCGACGTTCAGTCGAGCGATCTGTCCTTTCGCCTGAGCGTCGACCGCAAAATTTGCACCCCAGATGATCGTTCGCCCGTCCGTTTGCACTATGAGCCCGATCGAACTCTGCGATTGCAATATCCCGGCCGGTACCGGAACGAATCCGGGATCGACGTCCCCCGTCGCGAATGCGACCTGCGAATACAGCAACACCGAGGATAAAACGATAAGAATGGATGCGAATCTATTTCGTAAAGGCATTGTATTTCTCCCTGGGTCTCCTGCCGGATTATTAAACAAGCTATTGCGGTCGGATCACCTTCGTATATCGATATTATAGCCCTTCTTACGCCCGATACGAAGTTTTTACCGGTTCCGGACCTGCTCAAATTGTGTAAAAATGCCACACGCCGACCGCTGTCTTGCTATCTCCGTTATTGTTGTATAAATTACAAATTACACACAACTGATTTCTTCGGGTTGTTGTTGAGGGTTTGCTGTCTTCGCCACAGCCTTGACGATCGCAGGGCGGCCCAAAAATTCCGCACTTTTACAACGAAAGGAGAACTTGCCGAAAATGAAAGCATTTACAACTGATAACATCAGGAATCTCGCTGTCATTGGACACGGCGACGCAGGTAAAACCCAGCTCGTCAGTTCGATGCTCCACGTCGCCGGTGCCGGTGGACGATGGGGTAAGGTCGACGAGGGCACCACGGTCACCGACTATGACGAAGATTCCATAGAACGCAAAATATCCCTTAATAGCAATTTCGCACACGTCGAATACCAAGACACGAAAATAAATTTAATAGACACGCCGGGCTATGCCGCTTTTGTATCACACGCTCGCCCCGCGTTACGCGTCGCCGACTGTGCCCTTGTGGTCGTCGATGGCGTCCACGGCATAGAGGTACAGACCGAAAAGACCTGGAATTACGCTAACGAGTTTATGCTGCCACGATTTATGGTCATCAACAAGATCGACAAGGAAAATGCCGATTTTGACCACGCGATCGAGACCGCAACCGACTCGTTTGCACGTTCGATCGTGCCGTTCACGCTACCGATCGGCAATCAAGTCAATTTTCGCGGCGTCATCGACGTCGTGCATCAAAAGGCGTACGAGTTTGACGCTGATGGCAAGGCCAAGGGGATCGCGATCCCGAGCGAGATGACTGCGGTGCTCAATTCGACACGCGAACGCCTGATCGAGATCGTCGCCGAATCGGATGACGACTTAATGGAGAAATATTTTGAGACCGGCACTCTTCCCGAGGAAGACATCGTGCCGAATCTTGCTCGAGCGATCGCCGCGAGTAAGCTATGTCCCGTTTATGCGGTATCGGCGACCAATCTGATCGGCATTCAGATCCTGCTCGACCACTTGGTCGAATTTGCACCGAATCCGGCGACGCACGAGGCCGAATACGGATTTACGGACTATGATATGAAGGGTGACCGCGTCTCGCGCAAATATAGCAGCGACGAGCCATTTTCCGCATACGTTTTCCGCACGATCGCTGACCCGTTTGCCGGGCGTATCAACGTAATGAAGGTGGTCAGCGGCAAGGTCACTAACGATGCCACCGTCTACAACTCGACGCACGATACAGTGGAGCGCCTCGGTGCACTACACGTCATCGCCGGCAAAAATCTCGACAAGGTCAATGAAGCGGCGACCGGCGACATCATCGCTGTCGTCAAATTAAAGGACACCCAGACCGGCGACACGCTCTGCGACAAAGCAAACCCGATCGTATTTCCGCCCGTCGAGTATCCCGAGGCGGCGATCGCATTTGCCATCGAGCCGAAGTCGCGTGCCGATGAGGACAAGATCTCGTCGGCACTTCACAAGATACTCGAGGAAGATCCGAGTTTGCACTTTGATCGTGACCCGCAGACCAAGGAGTTTATACTCTCGGGTTCCGGTCAGTTGCATATCGAGACCGTAGTCAAAAAACTCGAGCACCGCTATCACGTCGAGGTTACGCTTCATCCGCCTAAGGTCCCCTACAAGGAAACCCTTACGCAAAAGGTGGAAGTACAAGGCCGACATAAGAAGCAGTCCGGCGGCCGAGGCCAGTTCGGCGATTGTAAGTGTATCTTTGAGCCGCTCGAGCGCGGAGGCGGATTTGAGTGGGTCGATAAGATCTTTGGCGGATCCGTTCCTCAAAATTTCCGCCCGGCTATTGAGAAAGGGATCATCGAAGCCGCTGCAACCGGAGCGATCGCCGGCTATCCGCTCGTTGATTTTAAGGTCACATTGATCGACGGCAGTTATCATGCGGTCGATTCGGACGAACACTCGTTTCGGGCGGCCGGCCGTAAGGCGTTTCGCAATGCCATCGACAAGGCAAAGCCGACATTGCTCGAGCCGATAATGGACGTAGAGGTTTTTACACCCCAGGAAGTCTCAGGTGACATTATGGGCGACCTCAACAGCCGACGCGGCCGAGTTGCCGGAATGGAGACGCGCGGTAAGCAGCAAGTGATCAAGGCCAAGGTGCCGCTCTCTGAAATGCTCGACTACCAGTCGAAGCTTAACTCCGTCACGCAGGCTCGCGGGTCGTATCATATGCAGTTCTCGCATTATGATCCGCTGCCCGGCAATCTGGCCCAAAAGGTCATTGACGAAGCGGTCGCCGCAGGTCGTGTAAGGGCACACGAAGAAGATGAATAGGAACTGAGCAGTTTCTAATGACAAAACAAGCACGGGGCGAACAGTAGTTTGCCCCGTGCATTTTTCTAATCTTTACGATCCGGCGATCGTTCGACCTAACAAAAAAAGAGCCCGGAAATAACTTTCCGGACCCCTTGCGGCGTGGGTAAACTGTTAGTTGCCAAATATATTTCCGAAGATGCCGCCACGGTTATTGCGGTTGTTGTTGCGGTATCGATCCATTCCGTCACGGTAGCCTCGGTTATAGCCGTTTTGATACGCTTGTTGAATTTGTGAGCCATATCCGCCGCCGTTGTAGCTTCCGTTACCATAGCGGCCATTGTTGCCGTATTGGCCGTTTCGACGGTTACGGGCATCCATTTTAGCTTGTTTAATTCCCTCTTTGTACCCGCGTTCGTACGCCTTTTTTGTAGCTTTATAATTATTATTCCCACGACCGTTGTACTGTGGGTTGTAATTTCCGTTGTTATAGCGATCCTGGCCATTGTTATAACGATCGTCACGGCGATTATCGTTTTGGCGATTGTCCTGACGTCCGCGGCCCTGAGCACTGACGTCCGTTCCCGTGAGCAGGATGAGGCCGAAA
This is a stretch of genomic DNA from Chloracidobacterium sp.. It encodes these proteins:
- a CDS encoding elongation factor G; the protein is MKAFTTDNIRNLAVIGHGDAGKTQLVSSMLHVAGAGGRWGKVDEGTTVTDYDEDSIERKISLNSNFAHVEYQDTKINLIDTPGYAAFVSHARPALRVADCALVVVDGVHGIEVQTEKTWNYANEFMLPRFMVINKIDKENADFDHAIETATDSFARSIVPFTLPIGNQVNFRGVIDVVHQKAYEFDADGKAKGIAIPSEMTAVLNSTRERLIEIVAESDDDLMEKYFETGTLPEEDIVPNLARAIAASKLCPVYAVSATNLIGIQILLDHLVEFAPNPATHEAEYGFTDYDMKGDRVSRKYSSDEPFSAYVFRTIADPFAGRINVMKVVSGKVTNDATVYNSTHDTVERLGALHVIAGKNLDKVNEAATGDIIAVVKLKDTQTGDTLCDKANPIVFPPVEYPEAAIAFAIEPKSRADEDKISSALHKILEEDPSLHFDRDPQTKEFILSGSGQLHIETVVKKLEHRYHVEVTLHPPKVPYKETLTQKVEVQGRHKKQSGGRGQFGDCKCIFEPLERGGGFEWVDKIFGGSVPQNFRPAIEKGIIEAAATGAIAGYPLVDFKVTLIDGSYHAVDSDEHSFRAAGRKAFRNAIDKAKPTLLEPIMDVEVFTPQEVSGDIMGDLNSRRGRVAGMETRGKQQVIKAKVPLSEMLDYQSKLNSVTQARGSYHMQFSHYDPLPGNLAQKVIDEAVAAGRVRAHEEDE